GGACCTCATGGGTTACATCTCGGACTAGAAGCTACTGTCAGAGCTGTAAGTTAACCAgtttaattcaatttacaaaaaaacattatacatattatatgaattttttagggatctatattttaaaagaatcatTTCAATGATCATAACTTTAAGGAGTTCAGCTCCACTCATCAAGTAAAactcaattaatataaataatttgctGTACCTAGAATTAACTCtttgtaggtaggtacttacaaacaatgattttggtaggtatacaatgttaggcaaatagataaaacataaaacaacccATATTATGTAAACAATTCAAAACtcagatatataaaataaaattcggGTTTGAGCTTGGAACTGGAATATTCTTATAAAGCCAGAATGCTATTATGAATACTTGTACATAGATATGTGTCTACCAGAACTAATGTTTAGGTATTATTACTAGATataactacaagcttatagtgtcccctactaggctctgtaaaataaacaattcttttgcatacaatagtattaaattttacaataaattaccaaaaagtgtatctgaattatcaataaataaatttaaatcttttattaaatgcAAACtcatgtcgaaggcttattacagtattgaagattacgtaaacaatattacaatatggaattaaatagtattatagttgttttttatggattatatggttcagccttgtgttgTTTTGCTAgtttgcattgttttgaaaatatgtttaaacttttatgtaattaatatgtatgcaTTTTtgcatacatattaattaccaaCATTGCACCAACGTTTTTGCTCCATTGttctattttataaaacaattttcgaAAAAAGAAAACActatagaccagggtcgataatttttgaaaccaaaaaaaattatagtaggatgaaacccattggaagaAGAAGCGAAtataacataaaagaaaaaaggaaaaataaattacaggtgatctttttttttttttgaatgccTGACGTCTACGTgttgcggatggtactttgcacgtaatgtccgatggtggaattcggccgctggaatcaacccggaCAGCTCCTCTgatcactccccgtgataaatgcggtagaagatgcagagagaacccacatctctacgcaatgctagagaatcaagccgatcggagatgacttgatcgtcgatgattcgagccgctcttcgttgtatgcggtcaaatggaagaagctggtactggggagcacccgcccagaggtgagaacagtactccatgtgaggccgaatttgcgccttataaagttgcaggcggtggcttttagtgaagtactgtctcgccttactgagtacaccaacctttttagaggccagtttgtccttctcttccaagtgaccacggaactgaacgtcgctcgatatatcgacgctaagtatgccaatacaggctgtggcagttagaggagtgatctcgaatcgaggggatacgacaaagggagtctttttagtggtgaacgcacaaacttgtgtcttcttggggttgaattggactaaattttgtcggccccattccgagactttgcaaagcatagtctcgatttcagacaagtttgatccggttctcgtcgacgctatcccgggacatgttggcacggccggtgtaggaagcataccccgtgctgtcgtctgcatagcaatgaatattgctgatttgcagcatatcattgatatgcagaagaaacagcgtaggggatagcacacagccttgcgggacaccagagtttatgggttttaagtcggagcatgcaccgttgataacaaccttgatgctccgatcagccaaaaagctagtgacccatttgcacaacttctcgggaagcccataggatggcagtttcgctataagcgctttatgccacacccgatcaaaggccttcgctatgtccaaactcacggccaacgcctctcccttcgactcaaccgcttgcgcccatttatgggtgaggtacgcaagaagatcaccagctgagcgaccctgacggaaaccgtactggcagtcgctgatcagctggtgcccctctaggtatcccaagagctggcggttgatgatcgactccattactttggagaaaatggaggtaatggcaatggggcggtagttggacggatctgagcgtacacctttcttagggatcgggtgcactaaagccgccttccataatttcgggactacgcctgatgagtaggagagccggaaaagacgggtaaggaccggcgccagttccggagcacatgtccgcagcactatcgggggaatgccatcgggcccgctcgatttgtgaatgtccaaggtgagaagcgccttaagcacgtcaccatgccggatttttacctccggcatatatgaatcgcaccgcggcatatgcggtggtggtgcaccttggtcatccagagtcgagttggacgcgaagagggagcccaggagatcagctttctctttcgcgtcatgggccagcgagtcatcatccctgtgcagtggcggaatggctggctggcagaagtttccttggacagcatTGGCGAGCAACCCAGCaagaaggcgtgcaagtctctcgccaattctgccaatgtgcttcgactttgcgtcagcaataactcttttgaaggacctggaggcatgattgaagtgttttttaagttcgctggaattcacatccttagataccaccgcattgacccaagcctgatagcactcctgctttcggcgagaggccattttgcaggagcggtcaaaccatggttgggacctgccaccgataggcacagaggaggatggaatgaagagttccataccttgcagtaccacatcagcaacagcgtcagcagcggcatctggatctcccagcgaaaaacagatctgcctccacgggtaggatgcaaaaaagcaccgcatctcgtcccactctgctgacctatagtgccacacgcggcgacagcctaagaagcggggccgtgttgggcgcgtgatcggcacggtgcttcggatcaggcagtggtccgacgatcccagaggagggtcaatggaaactaggtagccgtccggatgtgaggtcaacagaaggtccaacagtgaaggtgtatgatcttgcacatctgggattcgcgttggcgcaataaccagttgcgtcagaccatatgctaaggcgaagtcgtgaacagatctccctgcatgatcggtggtacgtgagcctagccattcggcgtggtgggtgtaaaaatcgccaagaaacacgatctctgcagtgagGATCTGCTCCATCACGGAATCTGTAgtcatttggatgtgttcgaggagccggtcagtctctgcgttaccgctatgggacctatacaggcatgcgtagattcgcggatggtcatcgcagtctacacgcagccagatgatggataggtcatgtccttcaagaaaactcaggcgtcgagaacagacatcctccctgacgtaaacgcacacgccagcccgtggtataaaggagtgttccaaattataccccgggtaggaaaggtaagatgaatcagccagggaggatatctgtgtctcggttaaaaagagcagggccggcttcgccgtctccaggtgaaagtggacggcatttaaatttgagcgaagccccctgatgttgcaaaagtccacagcgagtgtggaggagggtggtttgagcctcctgctctgtctgccccgagtcagcgcagatttaccccctccagaatacgcggggcagcctgggcaaccactgttaggtacaggccctaattgtggacgcccagggacggattttccagggctgcatagcctagtaccgtcctggagtagtctcgttttagtctgtgctgccatttgtatttgggagggggggtgtcggcctccggataccccactcaccggacgaaacacagcggcatagccgctatttcacgccggtttcgagtgggggagtggtatttctccaggcgtgccggcccaattcggttgtgtccgtgaggacccaacatggcactaccactcctaatcTGAGGCTGGGAAGTGGAAAAGAGGGGGTGTTTAAgggtaaaacaatttttatctcgATTTCTGGTGAAGACCTATGGACAAAAATTAAATAGCAAAGTtgtggtaattttttttccatGAACCTTGGTGAAGTTACCTTTCAATATCCCAAAAAAAACCCTCATTGTCAATCAAAAAATATGACGGGATCAAAATATCAGCTTCTTCAAAACAGTCTAGGTAGGCTTTATGTTCGTTGAAATCTCTACTTTCTTAtggtgtgaaaaaaatatacattactatGGTAAATGTTCAGAAAATTTAAGCCCATCACAAAGCATTTCATAGTAAATTCATACCTAATTGTAATTTAAGTAAAAAGGATACTGATTCAGTGTTATAttatcctttttttataaatagatttgcaTTTCCCGACCTCAGACCacccataatatatttttcctttaatttttttatattctctttcttttccaataggtttcatccttgtattatttttttcactttttatcattttcaaaggcttcagcactggtctacTAGACTAATTGATATTCATTATAACTTTAAGATTCTCTACGCGCCAATCCTCTCCAccatataacaattttatttttaactcttGCGTCCTGATATTCCCaccacaaataataattattattacaagaatattgttttataggTTGTAGAGTCTTACACAATTGGAAGAGAGCAGTTTGGAATGGAGAAAGAATTCATTGTGGAGGTTGTACAGAACTGCCCGAACCCTGCATGCCGCTATTACAAGAATCAATTAGAGATGACCCAGAAGTCTATACAGCAACATCTTTCTCAACAACCTACTTATATACCAGGTATGtactgatattaatacaaatgCTGTTTGAAGTGTTGTGTTTTACTGTTGCGTTGCTAGGTATTTTACTCTGTATAAAACAAAgtgtgtttgtatgttcccttaAACTAGAAAATAGTTAGTACAATTGAAATGAAACTCTGGAAACATATATAGTGACATGACCGCTCCAACCAATATAGCTATGTTAGGTTGCACTGGTGGTGATTTTTTTCTTTTCGGTCTTTTACTTTCGGTCAAAATGTCGAATTTTTTTGGCGAAGCAAAACGCACCAGTCCAGCTGTTGTTGAAAATAAACTAATTCGTTCTACTTAATAATCGCGTCTTTCATCTGAAGAACTATTATTGATAATACTACATTAGTTTGAATTACTACTCTGTTATGTTATGTTCAAATGTCAGGAATATGGTTGTACAATcgcaattttataaaaaaaagtgtgtgcgtgtaatctttacgcgcgattgaaataaaacgaaataaaacCTTATTCCTAaataactttaggaataattaacagatacataaatacattaattaagGCTTAAGCCATCTTCCAACTAAGGACTCAACCACAATATAACCTCATCTTTTGGGCAAATTTGGCATTTCATTCTCTACcaagaatgaaaaaaaagtctttttaattatattattttaacatgttagattttatttattttacgaagattgatatagaataatattgatattattcattagaaaataaacactttcactttttacaggtcaagtcattatcaggttcttctCTTCTTCTAtctttgtttattgtttttctcttttattcttatttatttatgaaagagtaaaatattCCTGGGATCCTCCGTTTTatttaactgattattattctcattttatattctatttataatttttaataccattccacaatttaaaattttcactcataaaataaaatattgaaaaataattgaaattaataaattgtaggttagattattaattaccacatatcaatataacgttgtttttgaattttaacgaatatggctgtttgggctcgaaccctttgcctttcctaataatggacgTATAAACCAAAAACCGGATGGTACAGAAATGTGACGCCATCTTGCCGTAAAGGACTTCCGTTGCATAGTCGTCCAGTTACCTCttagtcgcgcctaaagaaattttacttaaaaatatggTTTACAGATGCAGGCAGCTCAAACTTGTCTGACAGTCAAGCAGTAGAGAGACTGTTGAGAGGAACAGCATTGCCACAAGACTATCAACTGCCTCTTGCGCCCCATTTAGCTGCCCTCAGTGAGTTGTTAAGTAAAAatcatatttacttattttattaaccaTTACTACACCTGATAGTATGTTACTGACCAAtgaatcctactaatattataaatgtggaaGTTTGTATTTCTGGATGtctgtttgaacttctttaacgcaaaatctactgaatagattttgatgaaactttacaataatatagcttacacaccagaataacaaataggctataattgtgtgaattatacaaaatataaaagaagtgtgattgttactaaagaatacaactagcgccgtctcttatcaactagcaagcaaaagatcaatacaatttaaatggcaaaacaacgtttgccgggtcagctagtataacataaaaaaacatgccAATGGACCTCTTAACTCATAACTGtgtttatatattagattacatTCGATTTTGCGGTTGATTCAACCACAGTGCCCCTGAAAACGTGACCTGGAAAGgtctcgaaacgtcgggttaactaaaatgataataaaaatgtaatttttacgcaaaatctgCTGTTACAATGACACGCGTTTTCatcatttaaaaagtgttttatttaaatgtgtaacactggcgttagtcaaagaaaatactactatTACTTAACAAAAAATAGCTCCATAGTAAACCATCTAATATACTAATGCTTCTATGCCTCTATGGCATTCATATAAATAAGCTAGGCGATAGTAGAAGTACGTGGGAGAGGATTTACCTACAACCCCAGGGAAAATCTCAGGCACTGATTGGATTTCCTCCGCTGCCACACAATGGATCCACACTGGAATTTAGAAATCTGACTATCCCTGTTGTACATGGTACCCTGTTTTTTTGTGACtaaatattttgatgaaattcgaGCACAAGAAAGTAAATAACAACTTTTTAGATTCTTACAAAAccttcataattattaaataaataattgacacaCTCTTTAAAGCAGAAGTCTATGAtacttttgatttttatttctaaCTTACATTGAATTCAAAATTAAGTTATTGAATAGAATCAATGTTATCACTTTATACTCCAGATTAATTGCTAAATTTTCTGGTTTCACTAACGCAACTAAGCTGTGAAGAAGCCACAAGCAATATATTTCAATGCTGAGCAGCCTTATAAAGTGTTTTAAACTGTAATTATAACTCAAAAAATGCAGTCGAATTCTTtctaaatcattaaaaaaaatataggtacctTTGAATTAGTGTCTTCATTCAAAAAAGGAATGTTCTTTGTTAAGCTTGCATTCAAACAATCGTAGCGATATACagttactggtctatatataattattttatgtttttcaatttccttttataataattaagatatGCTAATTCTTGACTTCTGAcctatttagaaaaaaacaatgttCTACCTACATGACAGTCAGGTTTTAGGAAACAACACAGCACAACTACAGCCCTAATAGATGTAATAGACGTACTTTCTTCACAAGATGCAGGGGAAGCTACTGTTATGGTTCTATTAGATTTTTCCAAAGCATTCGATTCCATTAATTTCGATCTTCTCTTAGCTAAATTGCGATTCTACGGCGTAGGAGAAAGAACTTTGCGGTGGTTTTCGAAATTACTAACCATGACGGAAATGTGACCACTTCGCGGCCTCTCCCAATTAAAAAAGGGGTACCTCAGGGGTCTATCCTAGGTCCCTTATTATTTACTCTGTACACAGCGGACGTGGTTCAAcatatcaaatattgtaaatttcatatgtttgctgatgacatacAAATTTACCTGTCTTTCAAGCCGTATGACAAGGAAGCTTTCAATACAATTACCTCAGACCTTAATCGGATCTTTGACTGGTCGAAATCCAATGGATTGCTATTAAATTCgaaaaaaacgaaatatatgGTTATAGGTACTCGGCATCAAGTTAAAAAAGTAGTAACTGGTAAAcccaacattaaaattaataatgaacaaatAGAGAGGGTAACCGAGGCCCGAAATCTTGGCTTGCTCAAAGACGAAAACTTACGtttcgaaaaatatataattcagaTTGTTCGTAGTTGCTTTTATAGACTGAAAGTACTATACCGAATCagaaactcaataaaaaaagaactacgTGTACTCCTCTGTGAATCTTTGATTCtttccaaatttaattatatggatgCAGCCATAGGTCCACGCTTTTTGGAGCGTACTAAACGTCTCATACAACGTGTTCAAAACGCTTGTGCAAGATATTGTTTCTCCATCCCGCGGCGAGACCACGTTACTCCTTATTTGAATagagagtcattattaaaaatggggAGTCGTATGAAATTGCACTTTGCTACTTTACTATTCGGTATAATAAAGAACGAAATccctatttatctatttaaaaagttaaaatggaGATGTGATGCTAACATTCCACATAAGTCCCGCGCTTCGCATGACTCTTTAAATATACCCATCTTCCACACATCCGCATTTCGTGGTAGCTTTCGCTACGCAGCCACTAAGTGTTGGAATAACCTGCCACCACCACTTCGAAATTTGCACTCAAAGGAATCTTTTAAGAATAActacaaaaagctattatttcacgagcaaaaactaaattaaatacatcgaTTGTAGTGAGGATGGGTATCaaaatggatatattttatctatataatattatattactcatgcattttttatatatatttttattaaatacttgtgTAGCTAGTGGGGATGTACTTTAATGCGTGTATCTGCATCACTACGTGacatatattttcttttcagatttataaatttgttaagTTCTGAGCTTTGTTTGTTAGATATAGatatacgataaatatttaaatattataattattttttcacacattactgccaaAATAGCTCGCacggaaaaaatatattaggaagttcataatatcagtgttaggaaaatacgtcctaacgtttgctgagaactttcctttttgcgaatcgcgctgctgcctcgttttctagttattaaataaataaaacttacatgttttaaagcattagtctttattgttttttaacatttgtattgttattttttcttttctttatttaatgttaattgttcatatctattgtaattgtaaaaaaattggtggcagtttttcgcaaataaaaaattattattattatattatattaattgccCATAGTAATCTGAATCTATTTTGTTATGTGTGCCATTTAAACAAActgaataattatattatttattcgaTATTTAGTTTGGTATACAACATACCTCAAGGTATCAAAGGTGGGCATAATTGTTTGGACTATTGGTAATGTCCTTTATCAATCATTTTTACAATTCCAGCAAATTTAGCTGGTGATAAGTCTGAGCGGCGGGCTGCGGAGAAGCTGACTCAGCACCAACAGATGTTGCTGCAGCATCAGAACAGGTCGCTAGGTCACCAGTCGTCAGTGGACAAGTACGCGCAACGGTCCACCTCGCTGTCGCAATCAAATCTagaaacaaaatcaaaacaCCATTACAGTGACGAACACAAATTAACCGACTTCTTAAGGTAAGAGTCAACAAACATGTTGTTTCCTGTATAATTGCTCAAACTCTGtatttttaagataataagTTAAAAGGAAGGGATTTTGAAAATCCAAAATTAACTCGAAACATAATCTGCGTTTtttataaacgcgaagtaaagttattccaaattttaaacttttttgtctttatcttacctttgtctcTGCAGAATTGCATGACAAggagaagtaattttttaactttgagtaacttttcattgcgtttattaataagacaatgTTTAGCCAGATGTTAGCGCAGTACTTTCACTTGTTGCTTGCATACTAAAAACTTGCAAATAGTGCTTGCATATTAAACTCAAAATAGTGTCTCTGTGGTTATTGGGTTGCCATATAATATAGAGCCCGTGTACGACGTGGTCCAAAAAGCATCAAAGTATACTTGCGGTGTAAATGGGGCACGTTATATATACGTGATAAAAGTTTCgtacttctagctaatcggaactatttgaatttcgaatgttacattttttgaaacgttgcaaccttcttagtaacaaaaaaaaaacaattggtgggaaatcatttgtcataGCGTTCAATCAGTACGTAGAAAACATgacttcagatctgtggtcctcctgttttacaAAATgcttcgatcgcatgaaaaaatgtttaaaatgtaaaggagagtattttgaaaagcaatagaCATAATTTTTTGGTTAGgacatgtttttttaagttacgcaaaacttttagtgtgacctaagTATAGGACGTAAGTGTGGCCATATTGTTGAGGACTTCTCCTATCACTTTTCAGTTCTCAAAATGTGCTAGATACTTTCCATAAAGTAGCACATGGTCGCGATGTTACGTAAGTAGTGATCTGTCTTTGGCCCAATATTTTGCAATTGCTGCTTTATTAGTATAAAACCAGTTACTTATGCTTTTTTCGTTCAATCGACTTTTCATCTTCCCCTACCCATTGCTCCGTCGTTTTATTTAGTTCTGTTTAATTTGTTGTAACGAAGGCCTGACCATTATACAGAATAGGCCCCTCGATGACGGCTCCTTTAAAGGTTTTGGTATTAAatgcacaaattcaagaaatatattatagcttctttgacaaaaaaggcttactataatatagtagattatataaaagGTAATGGTGCATGGTTCATGtatggttctgcgcaggccatataattttatatttaataggcaaactttttatatgatttaaaagattggctaggagtttcttatcagttcttctccccatgtcaaagcccctttatgtaccgatgtagcttcatgacgtttaccaagtgttgttgcagtattttatgttattgtcattCCCTATTGTAAATAGATAACAAagaaaaaatggcgtgcgtacaaagtacacatgtcagaagtgaaacttctttggaaaactaattttaaatcaattatcctaatctgttcactaaaccaaatgttttttgtcaatattagaaattattagatgttctacttactgcTCGATACAAAGTTAGTGGAGAAGATGTACTACGTTTTCGCTGCCGCGCGCTGAACCTGTACGATATAactctagtagggaagatgttctactaacTAGCGACCGCGcactaaacctgcacgatacaacgctagtagcgaagttgttctacttactagcgatGCCATGTGCCTTCATGTTACGTTCGCTCTTTCTCACCCTATCTCAATCGGTCTCAATCTCcctctccctcttcttggataaaaacgtcccacaAGAAAATTCTTGACACTATTCGCACATATAGACActggattaaaaaatgatcccaaattagttttctgcaccctcgagaacctcggattcgatattaattttgttgaaatcataattttgggctgcggccatcttgtatttcaaaaatgctcccaaattcgttctctgcaaccgCGAGAACCTCTAATAAGATATCCaaaatgttgaaatcataatcttgcgcggtggccatcttggatttaaaaaaaaacctgcacgatacaaggctagtagggaagcctaagagtaagaaatactcttcctcaatcggtgtcaatcgctcttTCCCTTGAAAAAAAACCTCCTTCACGTGTTGAACAAAatcgtcccacattttcgtgacgCTCTATTTCGTTTCATTCGTATAAAatttaccctcatgcgcctaaagaagtttcacttcaataatatacatatttctatttatatgaGGACGTATACGATagcgaaataattaaaataatgtgtacttattatatattaataggtGTTTTTATTACGACAGAGCAAATTTAGATAGCCTGGAGTCTCTGTCGAGCGGCGGCGCGACCGTAGCGGCAGCAGGTGCGGGCGCGGGTAGCGGTGCGGGGGGCGGCGGGGGGCAGGAGCGGGTGGTGCGGGCGTTCGCGGAGCTGGCCCGCAACCTGCAGCGGATGAGACCGTGTGTGCGGCCCGCCATGTGCAAGCCGTACGGGAAGCAGAGCGAGCAGCTGCAGAAGAGTGAGTAGCGTGCGGTCACGGGCACGAACATGTTGTACATACTACGTTCGCGGAGCTGGCCCGCAACCTGCAGCGGATGAGACCGTGTGTGCGGCCCGCCATGTGCAAGCCGTACGGGAAGCAGAGCGAGCAGCTGCAGAAGAGTGAGTAGCGTGCGGTCACGGGCACGAACATGTTGTACATACTACGTTCGCGGAGCTGGCCCGCAACCTGCAGCGGATGAGACCGTGTGTGCGGCCCGCCATGTGCAAGCCGTACGGGAAGCAGAGCGAGCAGCTGCAGAAGAGTGAGTAGCGTGCGGTCACGGGCACGAACATGTTGTACATACTACGTGGGAGCGTGAGTgaggactagattatgggtactacgacggcgcctatttctgccgtgaagcagtcatgtgtaagcattactgtgtttcggtctgaagggagacATAACATCCTATGTCctaagatgacgagcgcaattgttgtgccgctcagaa
This genomic interval from Leptidea sinapis chromosome 20, ilLepSina1.1, whole genome shotgun sequence contains the following:
- the LOC126970312 gene encoding uncharacterized protein LOC126970312 isoform X2, with the protein product MFNVQDSQKRTYLDIYKMDLAETMKNVLAKSSSGSSSAPSTSTSASTHGAEGYVTEKLYMLLQLYLQNKGWSPSIELLQCFSDLKESSMLPSSSYLQMMASRVGLDAQGRLIYRENGKIILPYEHFANAVMLKHMNGPHGLHLGLEATVRAVVESYTIGREQFGMEKEFIVEVVQNCPNPACRYYKNQLEMTQKSIQQHLSQQPTYIPDAGSSNLSDSQAVERLLRGTALPQDYQLPLAPHLAALTNLAGDKSERRAAEKLTQHQQMLLQHQNRSLGHQSSVDKYAQRSTSLSQSNLETKSKHHYSDEHKLTDFLRANLDSLESLSSGGATVAAAGAGAGSGAGGGGGQERVVRAFAELARNLQRMRPCVRPAMCKPYGKQSEQLQKILLDTIQLVQSLRSYLPPPHIQVTSWKNDDKLRSTNMEELESRKIVSGN
- the LOC126970312 gene encoding uncharacterized protein LOC126970312 isoform X3 codes for the protein MDLAETMKNVLAKSSSGSSSAPSTSTSASTHGAEGYVTEKLYMLLQLYLQNKGWSPSIELLQCFSDLKESSMLPSSSYLQMMASRVGLDAQGRLIYRENGKIILPYEHFANAVMLKHMNGPHGLHLGLEATVRAVVESYTIGREQFGMEKEFIVEVVQNCPNPACRYYKNQLEMTQKSIQQHLSQQPTYIPDAGSSNLSDSQAVERLLRGTALPQDYQLPLAPHLAALSELLTNLAGDKSERRAAEKLTQHQQMLLQHQNRSLGHQSSVDKYAQRSTSLSQSNLETKSKHHYSDEHKLTDFLRANLDSLESLSSGGATVAAAGAGAGSGAGGGGGQERVVRAFAELARNLQRMRPCVRPAMCKPYGKQSEQLQKILLDTIQLVQSLRSYLPPPHIQVTSWKNDDKLRSTNMEELESRKIVSGN
- the LOC126970312 gene encoding uncharacterized protein LOC126970312 isoform X1 — encoded protein: MFNVQDSQKRTYLDIYKMDLAETMKNVLAKSSSGSSSAPSTSTSASTHGAEGYVTEKLYMLLQLYLQNKGWSPSIELLQCFSDLKESSMLPSSSYLQMMASRVGLDAQGRLIYRENGKIILPYEHFANAVMLKHMNGPHGLHLGLEATVRAVVESYTIGREQFGMEKEFIVEVVQNCPNPACRYYKNQLEMTQKSIQQHLSQQPTYIPDAGSSNLSDSQAVERLLRGTALPQDYQLPLAPHLAALSELLTNLAGDKSERRAAEKLTQHQQMLLQHQNRSLGHQSSVDKYAQRSTSLSQSNLETKSKHHYSDEHKLTDFLRANLDSLESLSSGGATVAAAGAGAGSGAGGGGGQERVVRAFAELARNLQRMRPCVRPAMCKPYGKQSEQLQKILLDTIQLVQSLRSYLPPPHIQVTSWKNDDKLRSTNMEELESRKIVSGN